A window of the Lactuca sativa cultivar Salinas chromosome 5, Lsat_Salinas_v11, whole genome shotgun sequence genome harbors these coding sequences:
- the LOC111878178 gene encoding histone H4, with protein sequence MSGRGKGGKGLGKGGAKRHRKVLRDNIQGITKPAIRRLARRGGVKRISGLIYEETRGVLKIFLENVIRDAVTYTEHARRKTVTAMDVVYALKRQGRTLYGFGG encoded by the coding sequence atgtcagGAAGAGGAAAGGGAGGCAAGGGATTGGGAAAGGGAGGAGCTAAACGACATCGTAAGGTTCTCCGGGACAACATCCAAGGTATCACCAAGCCGGCGATCCGCCGTCTGGCCAGACGAGGAGGTGTCAAGCGTATCAGTGGCTTAATCTACGAGGAGACCCGTGGAGTTTTGAAGATCTTTCTTGAGAACGTCATCCGTGACGCCGTCACATACACCGAACATGCTCGCCGGAAAACTGTCACCGCCATGGATGTCGTATATGCTTTGAAGCGCCAAGGCCGTACTCTCTACGGATTTGGTGGTTAA
- the LOC111878177 gene encoding histone H4 — MSGRGKGGKGLGKGGAKRHRKVLRDNIQGITKPAIRRLARRGGVKRISGLIYEETRGVLKIFLENVIRDAVTYTEHARRKTVTAMDVVYALKRQGRTLYGFGG; from the coding sequence ATGTCAGGGAGAGGAAAAGGAGGCAAGGGATTGGGAAAGGGAGGAGCCAAACGACATCGTAAGGTTCTCCGGGACAACATCCAAGGTATCACCAAGCCGGCGATCCGCCGTCTGGCCAGACGAGGAGGTGTTAAGCGTATCAGTGGGTTAATCTACGAGGAGACCCGTGGAGTTTTGAAGATCTTTCTTGAGAACGTCATCCGTGACGCCGTCACATATACCGAGCATGCTCGCCGGAAAACTGTTACTGCCATGGATGTCGTTTATGCTTTGAAGCGCCAAGGTCGTACTCTCTACGGATTTGGTGGTTGA